A stretch of Cyanobacterium sp. HL-69 DNA encodes these proteins:
- the grxD gene encoding monothiol glutaredoxin, Grx4 family has translation MTPELKQRIDEIIQSSPIVVFMKGNKLMPQCGFSNNVVQILNTLGVPFETFDVLADYDIRQGIKEYSNWPTIPQVYVNGELVGGSDILIELYQSGELQQMIEVALAS, from the coding sequence ATGACACCTGAACTAAAACAACGTATTGACGAAATTATCCAAAGTTCCCCCATTGTGGTTTTTATGAAGGGTAATAAATTAATGCCCCAATGTGGTTTTTCTAACAATGTGGTACAAATTTTAAATACTTTAGGTGTACCTTTTGAAACTTTTGATGTTTTGGCTGACTATGATATTCGTCAAGGAATTAAAGAATATTCTAACTGGCCCACTATTCCCCAAGTATATGTTAATGGTGAACTGGTAGGGGGAAGCGATATTTTAATTGAACTCTATCAAAGTGGTGAATTGCAACAAATGATTGAAGTTGCTTTGGCATCATAA
- the gshA gene encoding putative glutamate--cysteine ligase — protein MLLSKGFEVEVYTGTPEGKVVGLSSQIVRDLHGFVREPDSRNVEYTTAPLCNYDRLLCALLRPRRDLRNYLKSLGDYTIVPGSTLSLGDSSRFHRSDPDNHYHDYIENTYHTNIVTASIHINIGINDIETLIRAYRLIRLEAPLILALSASSPFLDNKPSGYHSTRWHLFPHTPKDVPLFHNHQHFIDWTQEQLILGTMQNVRHLWCSVRPNGDNRPYSLNRLELRISDLVLNPIHLLAITAIIEARIWQVLENEDLDPLTQSTINHRDLETELLKMVKHNEQEVSKNSLDAQLFHWQDGRKIVAREWIEELLPELFPVAKAKGFSCFLSPTYKMLEQGNQAQQWLHQYDQGMSIAEIITQAIKSTHQEEIELEDKLCEQVLVA, from the coding sequence GTGCTACTATCAAAAGGTTTTGAGGTTGAAGTCTATACAGGGACACCAGAAGGAAAAGTAGTGGGGCTTTCTAGTCAAATCGTCAGAGACTTGCATGGTTTTGTGAGAGAGCCAGATAGTCGTAATGTAGAATATACCACCGCCCCTCTGTGTAATTACGATCGCCTCCTATGTGCCTTATTACGTCCCCGTAGAGACCTCAGAAACTATTTAAAATCCCTTGGAGACTATACCATCGTACCGGGTAGCACCCTTTCCCTCGGAGACAGTAGCCGTTTTCATCGCTCAGATCCCGATAATCATTATCACGACTACATCGAAAACACTTACCATACCAATATTGTCACCGCTAGTATCCACATCAACATTGGCATAAATGACATTGAAACCCTCATTAGAGCCTATCGTCTCATCAGATTAGAAGCTCCCCTCATCCTCGCGCTTAGCGCCTCTTCCCCCTTCCTCGATAACAAACCCTCTGGGTATCATTCCACCCGTTGGCATTTGTTTCCCCATACCCCCAAAGATGTACCCCTATTCCACAACCACCAACATTTTATTGATTGGACACAAGAACAACTTATCCTCGGGACCATGCAAAATGTAAGACACCTGTGGTGTTCTGTACGTCCTAACGGGGATAATCGCCCCTACAGTCTCAATCGTCTGGAGTTGAGAATATCGGATTTAGTATTAAACCCCATACATTTGCTAGCGATTACCGCCATCATCGAGGCGAGAATTTGGCAGGTTTTAGAAAACGAAGATTTAGATCCCTTAACCCAAAGTACCATTAACCACAGGGATTTAGAAACTGAATTATTAAAGATGGTTAAACATAATGAGCAAGAAGTTAGTAAAAATAGTTTAGATGCTCAACTTTTTCACTGGCAAGATGGACGAAAAATTGTTGCCAGAGAATGGATAGAAGAACTTTTACCCGAATTATTCCCCGTTGCCAAGGCAAAAGGTTTTAGTTGTTTTCTCAGTCCCACCTATAAAATGTTAGAACAGGGCAATCAAGCTCAACAATGGCTTCATCAATATGATCAAGGTATGAGTATTGCCGAAATTATCACCCAAGCCATTAAATCAACTCACCAAGAAGAAATTGAGTTAGAGGACAAACTTTGTGAGCAAGTTTTGGTGGCTTAA
- the copA gene encoding Cu+-exporting ATPase CopA, with protein sequence MVRNVQEKETLKLEGMGCAACAGKIESSINKVLGVEECMVNFAIAEATVKYDHEKTNLDSIIKAVQNAGYQAFPLPPDGINPEQEAIAHKRHEKILLNRLIIGTVISIILMISSLPMMTGLDIPFIPMWFQSPLLQLVLATPVLFLCGQSFWQGAIASIRHGSATMDTLVSLGTGAAYFYSLFVTFFPEVIEREGIHAMVYYETAAVIITLLLLGKLLEHRAKRQTSEAITQLLQLGAKTARVIKDGKEQDIPIETVQLDDIILVRPGEKIPVDGIITQGESSIDESMVTGESEAVRRGEGEEVIGATINKTGSFQFKATRVGKDTVLAQIVELVKQAQGSKAPIQKLADQITSWFVPVVIIIAIITFLAWWLMGGNFTFALIASVTVLIIACPCALGLATPTSIMVGTGLGAKHGILIKDAGSLELAHRIKTIVLDKTGTLTQGKPVVTNFITLKGSAFEQSILKQVAILEKNSEHPLAEAIVTYAQKQEISLDGKVKNFEAISGCGVQGFIDDHFIQVGTQKWFEELGIDTVKLENIAPEEVFTKTNAWIAIDQEIEGLMALSDALKETSKEAVQQLQKQGLEVIMLTGDNQRTAEKIASEVGIRRFFAHVRPEDKTDKIREIQQQTGNLVAMVGDGINDAPALAQADVGFAIGTGTDVAIASSDITLISGDLKTIVSAIKLSKATMANIKQNLFFAYIYNVIGIPVAAGVFYPFFGLLLNPIIAGAAMAFSSVSVVTNALRLRKTKL encoded by the coding sequence ATGGTTAGGAATGTACAGGAAAAGGAAACCCTTAAACTAGAGGGCATGGGCTGTGCAGCCTGTGCGGGAAAAATTGAAAGTTCTATCAATAAGGTTTTAGGGGTAGAGGAATGTATGGTTAATTTTGCTATTGCGGAAGCGACGGTAAAATATGACCACGAAAAAACCAACCTTGATAGTATTATCAAAGCGGTACAAAATGCTGGTTATCAGGCTTTTCCATTGCCCCCTGATGGCATAAATCCCGAACAAGAGGCGATCGCCCATAAGCGCCATGAAAAGATATTATTAAATAGATTAATTATCGGTACAGTTATCAGTATTATTTTGATGATCTCATCATTACCGATGATGACAGGGCTAGACATACCTTTTATTCCCATGTGGTTTCAAAGCCCTTTATTACAGCTAGTTTTAGCCACCCCCGTTTTATTCCTGTGCGGACAATCCTTTTGGCAAGGTGCGATCGCATCTATCCGCCACGGTAGCGCCACCATGGACACCCTTGTATCCCTCGGCACAGGGGCAGCTTACTTCTATTCCCTATTCGTCACCTTCTTCCCCGAAGTCATCGAAAGAGAAGGCATCCATGCCATGGTATATTACGAAACCGCCGCCGTCATTATCACCCTCCTCCTCCTCGGAAAATTACTCGAACATCGAGCCAAAAGACAAACCTCCGAAGCCATTACCCAACTCTTGCAACTAGGGGCAAAAACCGCTCGGGTAATCAAAGACGGAAAAGAGCAAGATATTCCCATCGAAACAGTACAACTAGATGACATTATCTTAGTGCGCCCCGGGGAAAAAATTCCCGTAGATGGCATCATCACCCAAGGAGAATCATCCATCGATGAAAGCATGGTGACAGGGGAATCCGAAGCCGTGCGCCGTGGGGAAGGGGAAGAAGTAATCGGTGCCACCATCAACAAAACAGGTAGTTTTCAATTCAAAGCCACAAGGGTAGGCAAAGACACCGTTTTAGCTCAAATTGTCGAACTGGTGAAACAAGCCCAAGGCAGTAAAGCCCCCATCCAAAAATTAGCCGATCAAATTACCTCATGGTTTGTCCCTGTAGTGATTATAATTGCCATAATTACCTTCCTTGCTTGGTGGTTAATGGGCGGTAACTTCACCTTTGCCCTCATTGCTTCCGTTACCGTATTAATTATCGCTTGTCCTTGCGCCCTCGGTTTAGCCACCCCCACATCCATCATGGTAGGCACGGGATTAGGGGCAAAACATGGCATTTTAATCAAAGATGCAGGGAGTTTAGAGTTAGCCCACCGCATCAAAACCATCGTCCTCGACAAAACAGGTACTTTAACCCAAGGAAAACCTGTCGTTACCAATTTTATCACCCTCAAGGGTAGTGCCTTTGAACAAAGTATTTTAAAACAAGTAGCAATCCTCGAAAAAAATTCTGAGCATCCTTTAGCAGAAGCTATTGTGACTTATGCTCAAAAACAAGAAATTTCCCTTGATGGGAAGGTGAAAAACTTTGAAGCCATCTCAGGGTGCGGAGTACAGGGGTTTATCGATGATCATTTTATCCAAGTGGGTACTCAAAAATGGTTTGAGGAGTTGGGTATTGATACCGTGAAGTTAGAAAATATTGCCCCAGAGGAGGTATTTACGAAGACTAACGCATGGATAGCCATTGATCAAGAAATTGAGGGCTTAATGGCACTCTCTGATGCCCTTAAGGAAACTTCTAAAGAAGCGGTGCAGCAACTGCAAAAACAAGGCTTAGAAGTGATCATGTTAACGGGAGATAATCAACGCACCGCCGAAAAAATTGCCTCAGAGGTAGGTATTCGTCGTTTCTTTGCCCATGTACGCCCCGAGGATAAAACCGACAAAATTCGGGAAATACAGCAACAAACAGGCAATCTAGTGGCGATGGTGGGGGATGGTATTAATGATGCCCCTGCCCTAGCTCAGGCAGATGTGGGTTTTGCCATTGGTACAGGGACAGACGTTGCGATCGCATCTAGCGACATCACTTTAATCTCCGGGGATTTAAAAACCATTGTAAGTGCCATTAAACTGAGCAAAGCAACTATGGCAAACATCAAACAAAATCTCTTTTTCGCCTATATTTACAATGTAATTGGGATTCCTGTGGCGGCTGGGGTGTTTTATCCCTTCTTTGGGCTGTTGTTAAACCCCATTATTGCAGGGGCTGCCATGGCATTTAGTTCCGTTTCCGTGGTAACAAACGCCCTCAGACTCCGTAAAACGAAACTGTAA
- the sod2 gene encoding Fe-Mn family superoxide dismutase Sod2, with protein sequence MAYELAPLPYDYSALEPCISKSTLEFHHDKHHAAYVSKYNDAVKGTELESKSIEEVIKNIANDASKAGVFNNAAQAWNHSFYWQCMKPNGGGTPTGELAAKIDADFGSFDKFVEAFKAAGATQFGSGWAWLVLDNGTLKVTKTGNADNPITAGQTPLLTMDVWEHAYYLDYQNKRPAYIDDFLGKLVNWDFVAQNLADA encoded by the coding sequence ATGGCTTACGAATTAGCACCTCTTCCTTACGACTACAGTGCCTTAGAGCCTTGTATCTCTAAAAGCACCCTAGAATTTCACCATGACAAACATCATGCCGCTTATGTAAGTAAGTACAATGATGCAGTCAAAGGTACCGAATTAGAATCTAAATCCATCGAAGAAGTAATCAAAAACATTGCTAATGACGCTAGTAAAGCCGGTGTATTCAACAATGCTGCCCAAGCATGGAATCATAGCTTCTACTGGCAATGTATGAAGCCCAACGGTGGTGGTACTCCCACTGGAGAATTAGCAGCTAAAATTGACGCTGACTTTGGTAGTTTCGACAAATTTGTAGAAGCATTCAAAGCAGCAGGTGCAACCCAATTTGGTAGCGGCTGGGCTTGGTTAGTCCTAGACAACGGTACTTTGAAAGTAACCAAAACTGGAAACGCAGACAACCCTATCACCGCAGGGCAAACTCCCCTCCTTACCATGGACGTATGGGAACACGCTTACTACCTAGATTATCAAAACAAGCGTCCTGCTTATATCGATGATTTCTTAGGTAAATTAGTAAACTGGGATTTTGTTGCTCAAAACTTAGCTGACGCTTAA
- the crtR gene encoding beta-carotene hydroxylase CrtR produces MQSSASVLKTTIPKEFLKAPDGFNPNVIMFISAILLITISTCGYFLWGWASWICFCSNVLALHLSGTVIHDASHNSGHRNRIINAILGHGSALMLGFAFPVFTRVHLQHHAHVNDPENDPDHFVSTGGPLWMIAARFFYHEIFFFKRKLWRKYELLEWFLSRLFLFTIVFLAIHYGFIGYVMNFWFVPALVVGIALGLFFDYLPHRPFKETNRWKNARVYPGKVLNVLILGQNYHLIHHLWPSIPWYKYQSAYYAAKPILDAKGCDQSLDLMNGRNFGSFLYDFFLGIRFHGKH; encoded by the coding sequence ATGCAGTCGTCCGCATCTGTATTGAAAACAACAATACCAAAAGAATTTCTAAAAGCACCCGATGGCTTTAACCCTAACGTCATAATGTTTATAAGTGCAATTTTACTAATTACCATATCAACTTGTGGTTATTTTTTGTGGGGATGGGCTAGTTGGATTTGTTTTTGTTCTAATGTCTTAGCCCTACATCTTTCAGGCACTGTGATTCATGACGCCTCCCACAATAGTGGACACCGCAATCGTATTATAAATGCCATTTTAGGTCATGGTAGTGCTTTAATGTTGGGTTTTGCGTTCCCTGTGTTTACAAGGGTACATTTACAACATCATGCCCATGTTAACGATCCTGAGAATGATCCTGATCATTTTGTTTCGACGGGAGGGCCTTTGTGGATGATTGCCGCTAGGTTTTTCTACCATGAGATATTTTTCTTTAAGCGCAAATTGTGGCGTAAATATGAGCTTTTGGAATGGTTTTTAAGCCGTTTATTTCTATTTACTATTGTATTTTTGGCAATTCATTATGGTTTTATTGGCTATGTGATGAATTTTTGGTTTGTACCAGCTTTGGTGGTAGGCATCGCATTAGGACTATTTTTTGATTATTTACCCCATCGTCCTTTTAAAGAAACGAACAGATGGAAAAATGCAAGGGTGTATCCAGGGAAAGTTTTAAATGTTCTAATTTTAGGACAGAATTATCATTTAATTCATCATCTTTGGCCTTCTATTCCTTGGTATAAGTATCAATCTGCTTACTATGCGGCCAAACCTATCTTAGACGCTAAAGGTTGTGATCAATCTTTGGACTTAATGAATGGTAGAAATTTTGGCAGTTTTCTTTATGATTTTTTCCTTGGTATTCGTTTTCACGGAAAACACTGA
- the crtU gene encoding isorenieratene synthase CrtU has product MNSRFSRRSLLKFFAFSSILGLVGYSRVAKPKPTIHKGDTLDLPRYLTKKKKVVVIGGGLAGLASAYELSQRGFIVTLLEKSPQLGGKIASWDIQVGDEKFRMEHGFHGFFPQYYNLKSIVSEINITDNFKSLDFYSVVFKDAQYKPENFRPSHSAFPWNIVDLAISSDNALHWGINLANPEHWRVFRTIAGFKIPNTYHELDNISVKDWAAKGIPQGLFDLYFLPFAKSSLNAPDMLSTGELMQFFHFYFFGNPEGLAFNGTVDDMGRSLVNPIADTIVNNGGRVVTEANISKIKCDGDKITSLEYYQGQGESSVPFWVSANPLLEDEQYNYYGAGDRLFAVTKDTKQAISLSCTHQGCIVNKQEDGKFLCPCHSALYENDGTLLQGPAKRSLNTYTVIGQKDDQIQLIANNPDDNVKPEVLEADYFVISTDVPGVKHLFNLMEVDGETCSTTQAQVEQLALADPFAVARFWLDKDFEWEHSNFASLSGYSLTDSICLYHRIQNEYIAWAQKTGGSVVELHSYCYKEKEFPTQELILETFERELSEIVPALKDAKILHKQLVNQKNFSGYPPNSFEQRPVTETQLKNLMFAGDWVKMPFPCGLMERAISSGLLSANGILHQEGLKRRDLLSVNPSGLLTI; this is encoded by the coding sequence ATGAATAGTCGTTTTTCCCGTCGCAGTTTATTAAAATTTTTTGCTTTCAGTAGTATTCTCGGACTTGTGGGGTATTCTAGGGTGGCAAAACCAAAACCAACGATACACAAAGGAGATACCCTCGATTTACCCCGTTATCTAACCAAGAAAAAGAAAGTGGTTGTCATTGGTGGAGGTTTGGCTGGGTTGGCTTCTGCCTATGAATTAAGCCAAAGGGGTTTTATCGTTACTTTATTAGAAAAGTCGCCCCAATTGGGGGGGAAAATTGCCAGTTGGGATATTCAGGTAGGAGATGAAAAGTTTAGGATGGAACATGGTTTCCATGGATTTTTCCCCCAATACTACAATCTTAAAAGCATTGTTAGTGAAATTAATATTACTGACAATTTTAAATCCCTTGATTTTTATTCCGTTGTGTTTAAAGATGCTCAATACAAACCTGAGAATTTTCGCCCTAGTCATTCGGCTTTTCCATGGAATATTGTGGATTTGGCTATTTCGAGTGATAATGCCCTTCATTGGGGTATTAATTTGGCAAATCCTGAACATTGGCGGGTTTTTAGAACTATTGCAGGGTTTAAAATTCCTAATACTTACCATGAGTTAGATAATATTTCCGTCAAAGATTGGGCTGCGAAAGGCATTCCCCAAGGGTTATTTGATTTATATTTTTTACCTTTTGCGAAGTCTTCTCTCAATGCGCCTGATATGCTTAGTACAGGGGAGTTAATGCAGTTTTTCCATTTTTACTTTTTTGGTAATCCTGAAGGGTTGGCTTTTAATGGTACGGTGGATGATATGGGTAGAAGTTTAGTTAATCCCATTGCTGATACCATCGTAAATAATGGTGGTAGGGTTGTGACTGAGGCGAATATCAGTAAAATAAAATGTGATGGTGACAAAATCACTTCCCTAGAATATTATCAAGGTCAGGGGGAGAGTAGTGTTCCTTTTTGGGTTAGTGCCAATCCTCTATTGGAAGATGAGCAATATAATTATTATGGTGCGGGCGATCGCCTCTTTGCCGTTACCAAAGATACTAAACAAGCAATTTCCCTCAGTTGTACCCACCAAGGATGTATCGTTAACAAACAAGAAGATGGTAAATTTTTATGCCCCTGTCATTCCGCCCTCTACGAAAATGATGGAACTTTATTACAAGGGCCTGCGAAACGTAGTTTAAACACCTATACTGTTATAGGACAAAAAGATGACCAAATTCAACTCATCGCCAATAATCCTGACGACAACGTTAAACCAGAGGTACTAGAAGCCGATTATTTCGTTATCTCAACGGATGTGCCAGGGGTAAAACACCTATTCAACCTCATGGAAGTAGATGGGGAAACTTGCAGCACTACCCAAGCCCAAGTTGAACAACTAGCATTAGCTGATCCCTTTGCGGTGGCTAGGTTTTGGCTAGATAAAGACTTTGAATGGGAACATAGTAATTTTGCCTCCTTGTCGGGATATTCCCTCACCGATAGCATTTGTTTATATCATCGCATCCAAAATGAATACATCGCTTGGGCGCAGAAAACGGGAGGTAGTGTGGTGGAATTGCATTCTTATTGTTACAAAGAAAAAGAATTTCCTACCCAAGAGCTAATTTTAGAAACCTTTGAGAGAGAATTATCAGAAATTGTCCCTGCTTTAAAAGACGCTAAAATACTCCATAAACAATTAGTAAACCAGAAAAACTTCTCAGGGTATCCCCCCAATAGTTTTGAGCAACGCCCCGTCACCGAAACGCAACTTAAAAATCTCATGTTTGCTGGGGATTGGGTAAAAATGCCTTTCCCTTGCGGTTTGATGGAAAGGGCTATTAGTAGCGGTTTGTTATCGGCTAATGGTATTCTCCATCAGGAGGGCTTGAAGCGTAGAGATTTATTATCAGTTAATCCTTCTGGTTTATTGACTATTTAG
- a CDS encoding YrbA protein, producing the protein MVSLEQVKQMIQSQLPDAEVVVRDLTGGGDHLEAIVISQEFEGKTRVKQHQLVYGALNSQLQSEAIHALALKTFTPETWATASK; encoded by the coding sequence ATGGTCAGTTTGGAACAAGTCAAACAAATGATTCAGTCTCAATTACCTGATGCAGAGGTTGTCGTAAGGGATTTGACAGGGGGAGGAGACCATTTAGAGGCGATCGTTATTTCTCAAGAATTTGAAGGAAAAACCAGAGTTAAACAACATCAGCTAGTTTATGGTGCTTTAAATTCTCAATTACAATCTGAGGCAATCCACGCCCTCGCCCTCAAAACTTTCACCCCCGAAACATGGGCAACAGCTAGTAAATAA
- the hisF gene encoding imidazole glycerol phosphate synthase cyclase subunit HisF, which produces MLAKRILPCLDVNAGRVVKGVNFVDLKDAGDPVELAKVYNDAGADELVFLDITATHEGRDTIIDVVYRTAEQVFIPLTVGGGIKTLDNVKDLLRAGADKISINSTAVKDPDFINRASDRFGCQCIVVAIDARKRENPDNPGWDVYVRGGRENTGIDALWWASEVAKRGAGELLVTSMDADGTQGGYDLELTRAIAQRVEIPVIASGGAGNCHHIYEAFSEGKAEAALLASLLHYGQLTVGEIKDYLHGQKIPVRNLH; this is translated from the coding sequence ATGTTAGCCAAAAGAATATTACCCTGTTTAGATGTCAACGCAGGAAGAGTAGTAAAAGGAGTTAATTTTGTGGACTTAAAGGATGCGGGAGATCCTGTGGAGTTAGCCAAAGTATATAATGATGCTGGGGCAGACGAGTTAGTTTTTTTAGATATTACCGCAACCCATGAGGGCAGAGACACCATCATTGATGTAGTTTATCGCACTGCCGAGCAAGTTTTTATCCCCTTAACCGTGGGGGGAGGGATCAAAACCCTTGATAATGTTAAAGATTTGTTGAGGGCAGGGGCAGACAAAATTAGTATCAATTCCACCGCCGTAAAAGATCCTGATTTTATTAATCGTGCCAGCGATCGCTTCGGTTGTCAATGTATTGTGGTAGCCATTGACGCAAGAAAGAGGGAAAATCCTGATAACCCGGGTTGGGATGTCTATGTGCGTGGGGGTAGAGAAAACACGGGTATCGATGCTCTTTGGTGGGCTTCTGAGGTGGCTAAAAGGGGGGCAGGGGAGTTACTTGTTACCAGTATGGACGCTGACGGCACTCAGGGGGGGTATGATTTGGAGTTGACAAGGGCGATCGCCCAGAGAGTAGAAATCCCCGTTATCGCTTCGGGAGGGGCAGGAAATTGCCACCATATTTACGAAGCATTCAGTGAAGGGAAAGCCGAAGCCGCCCTCCTTGCATCCCTATTACACTATGGGCAATTAACCGTAGGAGAAATAAAAGACTATCTCCATGGTCAAAAAATTCCCGTCCGCAACCTCCATTAA
- the talA gene encoding transaldolase TalA, whose translation MTNLLEQLRQYTIVVADTGDIGAIEKFTPRDTTTNPSLITTAAQMAEYQSIVDDTLVKAREELGEKAPVEKVIKLAIDWLAVSFGTKILEIVPGRVSTEVDARLSYDTEGTIAKARYLISLYEKAGIDKERVLIKIASTWEGIKAAEILEKEGIHCNLTLLFGFHQAVACAEAGVTLISPFVGRILDWYKKNTGKEYTGADDPGVQSVTEIYNYYKKFGYKTEVMGASFRNIGEITELAGCDLLTISPQLLQNLKNTEGELPRKLCPEVASSLEIEKITVDKATFDEMHDKDIMANDKLDEGIKGFTKALETLESLLTARLARIEGNDTLNHAIEDIFHVYDLDGDGFISREEWAGADAVFDAMDINHDGKISPDEMASSLGAVVYLAKAS comes from the coding sequence ATGACTAATTTATTAGAACAATTACGCCAATATACCATCGTAGTAGCCGATACAGGAGATATAGGGGCGATCGAAAAATTTACCCCCAGAGATACCACCACCAACCCATCTCTGATTACCACTGCTGCCCAGATGGCAGAATACCAAAGTATTGTCGATGATACCCTAGTAAAAGCCAGAGAAGAATTAGGGGAAAAAGCCCCCGTCGAAAAAGTAATTAAACTCGCCATTGACTGGTTAGCCGTATCCTTTGGTACCAAAATTTTAGAAATTGTACCGGGTAGAGTTTCCACCGAAGTTGATGCTCGTCTATCCTACGACACAGAGGGTACCATTGCCAAAGCTCGTTATCTTATTTCCCTTTATGAAAAAGCAGGCATTGATAAAGAGCGAGTGTTAATTAAAATTGCGTCCACTTGGGAAGGTATTAAAGCCGCAGAAATCCTCGAAAAAGAAGGAATTCACTGTAATTTAACTCTCTTATTCGGTTTCCATCAAGCGGTAGCCTGTGCGGAGGCAGGAGTAACCCTCATTTCTCCTTTTGTGGGTAGGATTCTTGATTGGTACAAAAAAAATACCGGGAAAGAATATACAGGAGCAGATGATCCGGGGGTACAATCAGTTACAGAAATATATAACTACTATAAAAAATTTGGTTATAAAACCGAGGTGATGGGTGCTAGTTTCCGTAACATTGGCGAAATTACCGAATTAGCAGGATGTGACTTGCTGACTATCTCTCCTCAACTATTACAAAATCTCAAAAATACTGAGGGAGAATTACCCCGTAAACTATGCCCAGAGGTTGCTTCTTCCCTTGAAATAGAAAAAATTACCGTTGATAAAGCCACTTTCGATGAAATGCACGATAAGGACATCATGGCAAATGATAAGTTAGATGAAGGTATTAAAGGATTTACCAAAGCCCTCGAAACCCTTGAAAGTTTACTCACTGCCCGTTTAGCGAGAATTGAGGGTAATGATACATTAAACCATGCCATCGAAGATATATTTCATGTCTATGATTTAGATGGAGATGGCTTTATCAGTAGAGAAGAATGGGCAGGGGCAGATGCCGTCTTTGATGCGATGGACATTAACCATGATGGTAAAATCTCCCCAGATGAAATGGCTTCTAGCCTTGGGGCAGTCGTTTATCTCGCCAAAGCTAGTTAA
- the cofH gene encoding 7,8-didemethyl-8-hydroxy-5-deazariboflavin synthase subunit CofH, with amino-acid sequence MLSNNNFGYEKKELLNILKNYQNINLDNLQKEADYLRKKQVGDKVMYVVNRNINFTNICEQHCSFCAFRRDENENGSFWLDIETILSKCQQAIDLDATEICMQGGLNPQAQIQGSSLKYYLQLIENIKNNFPQLHLHGFSPQEIEFIARQDNLTFRDVIIAFRDHGLGSMPGTAAEILDDKVRKIICPEKINTSVWMKIISTAHSLGVPTTSTMLCGHIETPEQQLEHLFKVRSLQETAIVNDYPAKITEFILLPFVGEEAPKPLRNRVGRNQPDLLATLVLTAVSRIVLGDVIVNHQPSWVKLGLEGALQALQWGCNDIGGTLMEEHITTMAGAKGGTCLDVATIQKAITSINRPYGQRNTLYEN; translated from the coding sequence ATGTTGAGTAACAATAATTTTGGATATGAAAAAAAAGAACTTTTAAACATTTTAAAAAACTATCAAAATATTAACCTTGATAATTTACAAAAAGAAGCGGATTATTTAAGAAAAAAACAAGTCGGAGATAAAGTTATGTATGTGGTGAATCGTAATATTAATTTTACGAATATTTGTGAGCAACATTGTAGTTTTTGTGCCTTTAGAAGAGATGAAAATGAGAATGGATCTTTTTGGTTAGATATTGAGACTATTTTAAGTAAATGTCAACAAGCTATTGATTTAGATGCCACAGAGATATGTATGCAGGGAGGGTTAAATCCTCAAGCTCAAATTCAAGGAAGTAGTTTAAAGTATTATTTACAGCTAATTGAAAATATTAAAAATAATTTTCCTCAATTACATTTACACGGATTTTCCCCCCAAGAAATAGAGTTTATTGCCCGTCAAGATAATCTTACTTTTAGGGATGTAATTATCGCTTTTAGAGATCATGGTTTAGGTTCAATGCCAGGCACTGCGGCGGAAATTTTAGATGATAAAGTAAGAAAAATAATCTGTCCTGAAAAAATTAATACTTCCGTATGGATGAAAATTATTTCGACAGCCCATAGTCTCGGAGTGCCAACCACAAGCACCATGTTGTGCGGACATATCGAAACCCCAGAGCAACAACTAGAGCATTTATTTAAAGTGCGATCGCTCCAAGAAACTGCTATAGTTAATGATTATCCAGCCAAAATAACCGAATTTATTTTACTTCCTTTCGTGGGAGAAGAAGCCCCCAAACCTTTACGAAATAGAGTAGGGCGGAATCAACCCGATTTATTAGCCACCCTTGTTTTAACTGCCGTTTCCCGTATAGTCTTGGGGGATGTCATTGTCAACCATCAACCCAGCTGGGTTAAATTAGGATTAGAAGGGGCATTACAGGCATTGCAGTGGGGTTGTAACGACATCGGCGGTACACTTATGGAAGAACATATTACCACCATGGCAGGAGCAAAAGGAGGCACCTGTTTAGACGTAGCAACTATTCAAAAAGCTATTACCTCCATTAATCGCCCTTATGGTCAAAGAAATACTCTTTATGAAAACTAA